Proteins encoded in a region of the Spiribacter sp. 1M189 genome:
- a CDS encoding peptidoglycan DD-metalloendopeptidase family protein: protein MVERHPPAGDRARAVTLRLRLALVSLLIAVAGCSEFDYASDRHLREAGISAGTPAAHTVREGDTLYQIAWAYGLDFRDVARWNAINDPYVIYPSQRLRLRPPQGTTARNTVARAPEAASGSDDPVRRDSEEPRAVTPREPLSGPVAWQWPSEGRLVRQYDPGALGKRGIGIAAPPGSPVKAAGAGDVVYSGDGLPGYGNLVIIKHNERFLTAYGYNRELLVGEGDRVRAGQTIARMGASGQRAGELHFEVRERGEPVNPVSYLP, encoded by the coding sequence CTGCGGCTGGCACTGGTATCGCTGCTTATCGCCGTTGCCGGTTGCAGCGAATTCGACTACGCATCCGATCGCCATTTGCGTGAGGCCGGTATCAGCGCGGGCACGCCGGCGGCACACACCGTTCGTGAGGGCGACACGCTCTATCAGATCGCCTGGGCCTACGGCCTCGACTTCCGCGATGTCGCGCGCTGGAACGCGATCAATGATCCCTATGTCATCTATCCCAGTCAGCGTTTGCGTCTGCGCCCACCCCAGGGCACCACGGCGCGGAATACTGTCGCCAGGGCGCCGGAGGCAGCCAGCGGTTCGGATGATCCGGTCCGCCGGGACTCGGAGGAGCCGCGTGCGGTCACCCCGCGCGAACCCCTGAGCGGGCCGGTGGCATGGCAATGGCCGTCCGAGGGCCGGCTGGTCCGTCAGTATGATCCAGGGGCGCTCGGCAAACGGGGGATCGGTATCGCAGCGCCACCCGGCAGTCCCGTGAAGGCAGCCGGTGCGGGCGATGTCGTCTACAGCGGAGACGGTCTACCCGGTTATGGCAACCTCGTCATCATCAAGCACAACGAGCGGTTCCTGACCGCCTACGGCTACAATCGCGAGCTGCTGGTAGGAGAGGGTGATCGGGTTCGCGCCGGACAGACCATTGCGCGGATGGGTGCGAGCGGCCAGCGCGCGGGCGAGTTGCATTTCGAGGTGAGGGAACGCGGCGAGCCGGTCAATCCGGTCAGCTATCTGCCTTAG
- a CDS encoding Mth938-like domain-containing protein translates to MKMSLDGAEGAYHIQGYADGEIRINDVRHTESLLVTLDTLVTEWGPDSLQALNEAHLTSVHELEPEVVLLGTGAQQTFPDRELILGLLQAGIGLEIMDTASACRTYNVLMSEGRRVVAALIIDR, encoded by the coding sequence ATGAAGATGAGCCTAGACGGCGCCGAGGGCGCCTATCACATCCAGGGCTATGCGGACGGTGAGATCCGCATCAATGACGTCCGCCACACGGAGAGCCTGTTGGTGACACTCGACACGCTCGTCACCGAGTGGGGACCTGATTCGCTGCAGGCGCTCAATGAAGCGCATCTGACCTCAGTCCACGAGCTGGAGCCCGAGGTCGTTCTGCTGGGGACCGGCGCCCAGCAGACGTTTCCGGATCGCGAGTTGATACTCGGCCTGCTGCAGGCCGGCATCGGGCTGGAGATCATGGATACCGCCTCGGCCTGCCGCACCTACAACGTGCTGATGTCGGAGGGTCGGCGCGTCGTCGCTGCGCTGATCATCGATCGATGA
- the alaC gene encoding alanine transaminase: protein MNEEFQRIKRLPPYVFNIVNELKAQARARGEDIVDFGMGNPDLPTPRHIVDKLTEAAQRPDTHRYSMSRGIPRLRRAITRWYHSRYNVALDPETEAIVTIGSKEGLAHLALATLGPGDAVLVPNPAYPIHPYGVVIAGADIRHVPLVEGGDFFTELEKAIKDTWPKPKMLIINFPANPTAQCVDLGFFERVVEICREHGIWVVHDLAYADLVYDGYEAPSILQVPGAREVAVESFSLSKSYNMPGWRVGFLCGNDKLIAALARMKSYLDYGMFTPIQVAAIHALEGPQECVSEIRDTYQGRRDVLCDGLEAAGWPVSRPKATMFVWARIPEPYRDMGSLEFSKKLLRDAGVAVSPGIGFGEYGDEYVRFGLIENQHRTRQAVRGIKQMLRRDGHGQ from the coding sequence TTGAACGAGGAATTCCAGCGCATCAAGCGCCTCCCGCCCTACGTGTTCAATATCGTCAATGAACTCAAGGCCCAGGCCCGCGCCCGCGGCGAGGATATCGTCGACTTTGGCATGGGTAATCCGGACCTCCCGACCCCGCGGCATATTGTCGACAAGCTGACGGAGGCCGCCCAGCGGCCGGATACCCACCGCTATTCGATGTCCCGCGGCATACCGCGTCTGCGCCGAGCCATCACGCGCTGGTATCACAGCCGCTATAACGTGGCGCTCGACCCCGAAACCGAGGCGATTGTGACCATCGGTTCAAAGGAGGGGCTCGCCCATCTGGCCCTCGCCACGCTGGGCCCCGGTGATGCAGTCCTCGTCCCCAATCCGGCCTATCCGATCCACCCCTATGGTGTGGTCATTGCCGGTGCGGATATCCGCCATGTGCCACTGGTCGAGGGCGGCGACTTCTTCACCGAGCTGGAGAAGGCCATCAAGGACACCTGGCCGAAGCCGAAGATGCTGATCATCAACTTCCCGGCGAACCCGACCGCGCAATGTGTCGATCTGGGCTTTTTCGAGCGTGTGGTCGAGATCTGCCGCGAGCATGGTATCTGGGTGGTCCACGATCTGGCTTACGCGGATCTGGTCTACGATGGCTATGAGGCGCCCTCGATCCTTCAGGTGCCGGGGGCCCGTGAGGTGGCGGTGGAGTCCTTCTCGCTGTCCAAGAGCTACAACATGCCGGGTTGGCGCGTGGGTTTTCTCTGCGGCAACGACAAACTGATCGCTGCGCTGGCGCGGATGAAGTCATACCTCGACTACGGCATGTTCACACCGATTCAGGTGGCGGCGATTCATGCGCTGGAAGGGCCGCAGGAGTGCGTGAGCGAAATTCGGGATACCTACCAGGGCCGGCGCGATGTGCTCTGTGACGGTCTCGAGGCGGCGGGTTGGCCGGTATCTCGGCCGAAGGCAACGATGTTCGTCTGGGCGCGTATCCCGGAACCCTACCGCGACATGGGCTCACTGGAGTTTTCCAAGAAGCTCCTGCGTGATGCCGGCGTGGCGGTATCGCCCGGTATCGGCTTTGGCGAATACGGTGACGAATACGTCCGGTTCGGTCTCATCGAGAACCAGCATCGGACACGGCAGGCCGTGCGTGGCATCAAGCAGATGCTGCGGCGGGATGGTCATGGGCAGTAA
- a CDS encoding homoserine dehydrogenase: MDPVKVGVLGLGTVGGGTVNLLERNRDEITRRAGRPIDVVRAAARHPDRPRTCSTENIHLDYDAYAVVDDPSIEIVVELIGGETLAKELILRAIDNGKHVVTANKALIALHGNEIFARAREKGVTIGFEAAVAGGIPIIKAVREGLVGNRIEWLAGIINGTSNFILTEMLYAGRAFGDVLAEAQRLGYAEADPTFDVEGVDAAHKLTILASIAFGIPLQFDKVFMEGIGQISTDDVAYASELGFRIKHLGICRREGDGIGLRVHPTLLPERQLLANVDGVMNAVMVNADPLGPTLYYGAGAGAEPTASAVVADLVDVVREFTLEPENRVPYLAFQSHSLSDEPVVGMEAVETAYYLRVEAQDEPGVLADITGILSNAGISIEAVIQKQPAPGAETVPVILLTHRVREARMNEACERIEALEAIHGNITRIRVETLL; the protein is encoded by the coding sequence TTGGATCCGGTAAAGGTCGGGGTGCTTGGACTGGGGACGGTTGGCGGTGGCACCGTCAATCTGCTGGAACGCAATCGCGACGAGATCACCCGTCGCGCGGGCCGGCCCATCGACGTGGTGCGGGCGGCGGCCCGTCATCCCGATCGTCCGCGGACCTGCAGCACCGAGAATATCCATCTCGACTACGATGCCTATGCGGTGGTGGATGACCCCTCCATCGAGATCGTGGTGGAGCTCATCGGTGGCGAGACCCTGGCCAAGGAACTCATCCTGCGGGCCATCGACAATGGCAAGCATGTGGTCACCGCCAACAAGGCGCTGATCGCCCTGCATGGCAACGAGATCTTCGCCCGGGCGCGGGAGAAGGGCGTGACCATCGGTTTCGAGGCGGCTGTCGCCGGCGGCATCCCGATCATCAAGGCAGTGAGAGAGGGCCTGGTCGGTAACCGGATCGAGTGGCTCGCCGGCATCATCAACGGCACCAGCAATTTCATCCTCACCGAAATGCTCTACGCCGGCCGCGCCTTCGGCGACGTCCTGGCCGAAGCGCAGCGGCTTGGGTACGCGGAAGCTGACCCCACGTTTGACGTCGAGGGAGTCGACGCAGCGCACAAGCTCACGATCCTGGCCTCCATCGCCTTCGGCATCCCGCTGCAGTTCGATAAGGTTTTCATGGAGGGCATCGGTCAGATCAGCACCGATGACGTGGCCTATGCCTCGGAGCTGGGTTTCCGTATCAAGCATCTGGGTATCTGCCGGCGGGAGGGCGACGGCATCGGCCTGCGGGTCCACCCGACGCTGCTGCCGGAACGCCAGCTGCTGGCCAACGTCGATGGCGTGATGAACGCGGTCATGGTCAACGCCGATCCGCTCGGGCCCACCCTCTATTATGGGGCCGGTGCCGGTGCCGAGCCGACGGCCTCGGCGGTCGTGGCCGATCTGGTGGACGTCGTTCGGGAATTCACGCTCGAGCCGGAGAACCGGGTTCCCTACCTTGCGTTCCAGTCGCATTCGCTCTCGGACGAGCCGGTGGTGGGAATGGAAGCGGTGGAGACGGCCTATTATCTGCGTGTGGAAGCGCAGGACGAGCCGGGTGTCCTGGCCGACATCACCGGAATTCTCAGCAACGCCGGCATCAGTATCGAGGCGGTGATCCAGAAACAGCCGGCCCCGGGTGCCGAGACAGTCCCGGTCATTCTTCTCACCCATCGGGTTCGGGAGGCACGCATGAACGAGGCCTGCGAGCGCATCGAAGCGCTGGAGGCGATCCATGGCAATATCACGCGGATCCGTGTGGAGACACTGCTGTGA
- the thrC gene encoding threonine synthase: MSGETRYTGLIGAYGDRLPLADSARPISLGEGNTPLIRLENLPTALSHDVELYVKYEGLNPTGSFKDRGMTVAVTQAVAEGSEAIICASTGNTSASAAAYAARAGIKAFVLIPDGKIAMGKLAQAIMHGAEVLQIRGNFDDGMRIVKEMAEQAPVSLVNSVNPYRLQGQKTAAFEICEALDGAPDYHCLPVGNAGNITAYWMGYSEMALTPGQQGTTACGFCGGDCAYHQGRVDSRPVMVGYQASGSAPFLRGGPVAHPETVATAIRIGAPQSWDYALTASRESGGWFDEFTDEAILEAQWLLASREGIFCEPASAVSVAGALRDIENGRIPAGSRVVCTLTGHGLKDPDVAQRHAEAAVTTVDADSSAVRQAILGKMA, from the coding sequence GTGAGCGGCGAGACTCGCTATACCGGCCTGATCGGCGCCTACGGCGACCGCCTGCCGCTGGCTGACAGCGCACGTCCCATCAGCCTGGGGGAGGGTAATACGCCGTTGATCCGGCTCGAGAACCTGCCGACCGCGCTGAGCCACGATGTCGAACTCTATGTGAAGTACGAGGGGCTCAATCCCACCGGTTCGTTCAAGGACCGCGGCATGACCGTGGCGGTGACCCAGGCGGTGGCCGAGGGCAGCGAGGCCATCATCTGTGCCTCCACCGGCAACACCTCGGCGTCAGCCGCGGCCTATGCCGCGCGTGCGGGGATCAAGGCCTTCGTGCTCATCCCGGATGGCAAGATCGCCATGGGCAAGCTCGCCCAGGCCATCATGCACGGGGCCGAAGTGCTGCAGATCCGCGGCAACTTCGATGACGGCATGCGCATCGTCAAGGAAATGGCGGAGCAGGCGCCAGTCAGCCTCGTCAACTCGGTCAATCCCTATCGCCTGCAGGGCCAGAAAACCGCTGCATTCGAGATCTGCGAAGCGCTCGACGGCGCTCCGGACTATCACTGTCTGCCGGTGGGCAACGCCGGAAACATCACCGCCTACTGGATGGGCTACAGCGAAATGGCGCTCACCCCCGGCCAGCAGGGAACAACGGCCTGCGGTTTCTGTGGCGGCGACTGCGCCTACCACCAGGGGCGGGTGGACAGCCGCCCGGTCATGGTCGGCTACCAGGCAAGCGGTTCGGCACCCTTCCTGCGTGGTGGGCCGGTGGCTCATCCCGAAACGGTGGCCACCGCCATCCGCATCGGTGCACCGCAGAGCTGGGACTATGCGCTCACGGCATCGCGCGAGTCCGGCGGCTGGTTCGATGAATTCACCGACGAGGCCATTCTCGAGGCCCAGTGGTTGCTGGCGAGCCGCGAGGGCATCTTCTGCGAGCCCGCCTCGGCGGTCTCGGTCGCCGGCGCCCTGCGGGATATCGAAAACGGCCGCATTCCGGCAGGAAGCCGCGTCGTCTGCACGCTGACCGGTCATGGGCTCAAGGATCCGGATGTCGCCCAGCGCCATGCCGAAGCGGCAGTGACCACGGTGGACGCGGACTCCTCGGCGGTTCGGCAGGCGATCCTCGGCAAGATGGCCTGA
- the recJ gene encoding single-stranded-DNA-specific exonuclease RecJ, with translation MSQTHAVEIRERAIPTGGDALPATLSPLLRRIYLGRGVTRADELDYRLNQLPRPDSLKDVGAAGSVLADAITGGQRILVVGDFDADGATSTALAVRALRAMGAVHVDYLVPNRFRFGYGLTPELVEVARDHAPDLILTVDNGVSAHAGVAAARALGIDVVITDHHLPGESVPEALAIVNPHIGSADFDGRHLAGVGVCFYTMLALRAALRERGWFGAERPEPGLVDNLDLVALGTVADVVPLDRVNRLLVEQGLRRIRAGQATPGVLALLNAADRDPERISAIDLGFGAAPRLNAAGRLDDMSRGIETLLARGQDEANAHATSLEALNRERRMLEREMRETALADIEAHVNAAAGEMAPILCLVADDWHQGVVGIVASRLKERFRRPVVAFAPADNGELKGSARSVPGLHMRDLFEALDTRSRGELILRFGGHAMAAGLTLRSEDFAAFKAGLTELAREWLGDEPVGEALWTDGIPAPQDYCLETASMLRYAGPWGAGFPEPVFHDRFLVRGQRIVGADHLKLRLSPLGAAEREVEAIAFNAVDNGFSQVPGEIEAVFRLDVNRYRGVDRLQLVIDYLAAA, from the coding sequence ATGAGCCAGACCCATGCGGTGGAAATCCGCGAGCGCGCCATCCCGACCGGTGGCGATGCGCTGCCGGCCACGCTCTCGCCGCTTCTGCGACGAATCTACCTTGGCCGGGGCGTAACAAGAGCCGATGAGCTCGACTATCGGCTGAATCAGCTTCCTCGCCCCGATTCGCTGAAAGATGTCGGGGCTGCGGGGTCGGTCCTCGCCGATGCCATCACCGGCGGTCAGCGGATCCTGGTGGTCGGCGACTTCGATGCTGACGGGGCGACCAGCACGGCACTTGCGGTTCGGGCCCTGCGTGCGATGGGCGCGGTCCATGTCGACTATCTGGTGCCCAATCGTTTTCGGTTTGGTTATGGCCTGACGCCGGAACTGGTGGAAGTCGCCCGGGATCACGCCCCGGATCTGATATTGACCGTGGATAATGGGGTCAGTGCACACGCCGGAGTCGCGGCCGCGCGGGCATTGGGTATCGATGTGGTGATCACGGATCATCACCTGCCGGGTGAGTCGGTTCCCGAGGCGCTCGCCATCGTCAATCCACATATCGGTTCCGCGGATTTCGACGGTCGTCACCTGGCGGGCGTGGGGGTGTGTTTCTATACCATGCTCGCCCTGCGTGCGGCCCTACGCGAGCGTGGCTGGTTCGGAGCGGAGCGTCCGGAGCCCGGACTGGTGGATAACCTCGATCTGGTCGCGCTGGGAACGGTCGCCGACGTCGTGCCGCTGGATCGTGTCAACCGCCTCCTCGTTGAACAGGGCCTGCGTCGGATCCGGGCTGGTCAGGCAACGCCGGGGGTGCTGGCGCTGCTCAATGCCGCCGACCGCGATCCGGAACGGATCAGCGCCATAGACCTAGGCTTTGGCGCCGCTCCCCGGCTCAATGCCGCCGGTCGCCTGGATGACATGAGTCGCGGCATCGAAACATTGCTGGCCCGCGGGCAGGATGAGGCCAACGCGCACGCCACGAGCCTGGAGGCGCTCAATCGGGAGCGTCGCATGCTGGAGCGCGAGATGCGGGAGACCGCCCTTGCCGATATCGAGGCCCATGTCAACGCGGCGGCCGGGGAGATGGCACCGATCCTCTGTCTGGTGGCAGACGATTGGCATCAGGGCGTGGTCGGTATTGTCGCGTCACGGCTCAAGGAGCGTTTCAGGCGGCCGGTGGTGGCCTTTGCACCCGCCGACAATGGCGAGTTGAAAGGCTCGGCCCGTTCCGTGCCGGGGTTGCATATGCGCGATCTTTTCGAGGCCCTGGATACGCGCAGCCGGGGCGAGCTGATCCTGCGTTTTGGAGGTCATGCAATGGCCGCCGGCCTGACGCTGCGGTCAGAGGATTTCGCCGCTTTCAAGGCAGGCCTGACCGAGCTCGCGCGGGAATGGCTGGGAGATGAGCCAGTGGGGGAAGCCCTCTGGACCGACGGCATCCCGGCACCGCAGGACTATTGCCTGGAGACGGCCTCGATGCTGCGCTATGCGGGTCCCTGGGGGGCAGGGTTTCCCGAGCCCGTCTTCCACGACCGTTTTCTGGTGCGCGGGCAGCGTATCGTCGGCGCGGATCACCTGAAGCTGCGTCTGAGCCCTCTCGGCGCAGCGGAGCGCGAGGTTGAGGCGATCGCATTCAACGCCGTAGACAATGGCTTTTCACAAGTACCCGGTGAGATCGAGGCGGTTTTCCGCCTCGACGTGAATCGCTACCGCGGGGTCGATCGGCTTCAGCTGGTCATCGACTACCTGGCCGCTGCCTGA
- a CDS encoding carboxy terminal-processing peptidase, whose protein sequence is MIRAILTSALLATTLLLTQPALSLAADAIEPTPLQERAGQVVGELLSRYHYNDLQTNDQLSGKVYRAYFDALDPQRFYFTQADLEAFAERSDQLDDEINSGRLDTAYAIFERYRQRVNERSDYALEVLGSGLDFDGSEALELDRSNAEWADSPKALDELWRKRVVNDALTQKLNGRPLSEVQESLEGRYKRLSRTLSQYTAEDVFQVFMTAWAGEFDPHSSYMSPRTSENFDINMRLSLEGIGALLSSEGEFVEIVELIAGGPAETSGQLKAGDRIVGVGQASDDIQDVVGWRLADVVDLIRGPKGSEVYLRILPGTRGSDSRERVITLTRNTIELEEQAARAEVREVERDNGLQRIGVIEVPAFYADFGAANAGDEDYRSTTRDVRELLASETLADIDGLVIDLRGNAGGSLEEAVRMTGLFINQGPVVQVNRSNGRREVLTDPAGEPAVYDGPLGVMVDGRSASASEIFAAAMQDYGRGVVMGDQTFGKGTVQTLVGLERFGVGDDQTPSGRLKLTIAKFYRINGESTQLEGVTPDLEMPFPHASDGMGERAADNALPWDTIRSADYDRLSELDGMVSTLRRHHQRRLRLDPALQAVAKEASRLESERERTTVSLNEAERRAEIDAAEAARLDAVNAQLTAYGREPLESLDALEPDALPDVLLDEAVEVVADLAELQAGGSPRMAGRLSPVQAAAR, encoded by the coding sequence TTGATCCGAGCCATACTCACATCCGCCCTGCTGGCGACGACGCTGCTGTTGACGCAGCCCGCCCTTTCACTCGCCGCCGATGCGATTGAACCGACGCCCCTGCAGGAGCGCGCGGGGCAGGTGGTTGGCGAACTGCTGTCGCGGTATCACTACAACGACCTGCAAACCAACGATCAGCTCTCGGGAAAGGTGTATCGGGCCTATTTCGATGCCCTCGACCCGCAACGCTTTTACTTCACCCAGGCCGATCTGGAGGCCTTCGCCGAGCGCAGCGATCAACTTGACGATGAAATCAACAGCGGACGCCTGGATACCGCCTACGCGATATTCGAGCGTTACCGGCAGCGCGTGAACGAGCGCAGCGACTACGCGCTCGAAGTGCTCGGCTCCGGTCTCGATTTCGACGGCTCAGAAGCGCTCGAGCTCGACCGCTCTAATGCCGAATGGGCGGACTCACCCAAAGCGCTGGACGAACTCTGGCGCAAGCGGGTGGTTAACGACGCCCTCACGCAGAAGCTCAATGGCCGCCCCCTCAGCGAGGTGCAGGAATCCCTGGAGGGTCGCTACAAGCGTCTGTCGAGAACGCTCTCGCAGTACACCGCGGAAGATGTCTTCCAAGTCTTCATGACGGCCTGGGCCGGAGAGTTCGATCCGCATAGCAGCTACATGTCACCGCGTACCTCCGAGAACTTCGATATCAACATGCGGCTCTCCCTGGAGGGAATCGGCGCGCTGCTCAGTAGCGAGGGCGAATTCGTCGAGATCGTCGAGCTCATCGCCGGCGGCCCGGCGGAGACCAGTGGTCAGCTCAAGGCCGGTGATCGCATCGTCGGCGTTGGCCAGGCCTCGGATGATATCCAGGACGTTGTCGGCTGGCGGCTCGCCGATGTCGTGGACCTGATCCGAGGCCCCAAGGGTTCGGAGGTCTATCTGCGCATACTCCCCGGCACGCGCGGCAGTGACTCCCGCGAGCGAGTCATCACGCTTACCCGGAATACGATTGAGCTTGAGGAGCAGGCGGCCCGGGCGGAAGTCCGCGAAGTGGAGCGGGACAATGGCCTTCAGCGCATCGGCGTCATCGAGGTCCCCGCCTTCTATGCGGATTTTGGTGCGGCGAACGCCGGCGACGAGGATTATCGCAGCACGACGCGCGATGTCCGTGAGCTACTCGCGAGCGAAACGCTGGCGGATATCGACGGCCTCGTCATCGATCTACGCGGTAATGCGGGCGGCTCGCTGGAAGAAGCGGTACGCATGACCGGGCTCTTCATCAACCAGGGCCCGGTGGTTCAGGTTAACCGCAGTAACGGCCGGCGCGAAGTCCTGACCGATCCGGCCGGCGAGCCCGCCGTCTATGATGGCCCCCTCGGCGTCATGGTTGACGGTCGCAGCGCCTCCGCCTCGGAGATATTCGCAGCGGCCATGCAGGATTACGGGCGCGGGGTGGTCATGGGCGACCAGACCTTTGGCAAGGGCACGGTACAGACCCTGGTCGGGCTTGAGCGGTTCGGCGTGGGTGACGATCAGACACCGAGCGGCCGGCTCAAGCTGACGATCGCAAAGTTCTACCGCATCAATGGCGAGAGCACTCAGCTGGAGGGCGTAACACCCGATCTGGAGATGCCATTCCCCCATGCCAGCGATGGAATGGGTGAGCGCGCCGCGGACAACGCCCTGCCCTGGGACACGATCCGCTCCGCCGACTATGACCGGCTCAGCGAACTGGATGGAATGGTCAGTACCCTTCGTCGCCACCATCAGCGGCGGCTACGGCTCGATCCTGCACTCCAGGCGGTGGCCAAGGAAGCCTCCCGGCTCGAGTCGGAGCGTGAAAGGACGACAGTATCCCTCAATGAAGCCGAGCGCCGTGCGGAAATCGACGCGGCGGAGGCGGCTCGCCTCGATGCCGTCAACGCTCAGCTGACGGCGTATGGGCGCGAACCGCTGGAGAGTCTGGACGCGCTGGAGCCGGACGCGCTGCCGGATGTTCTGCTGGACGAAGCGGTGGAAGTGGTTGCCGACCTGGCCGAGCTTCAGGCCGGAGGCAGTCCGCGGATGGCAGGCCGACTGTCGCCGGTTCAGGCAGCGGCCAGGTAG
- a CDS encoding alpha/beta hydrolase, with protein MFVDFRWPNWQREATPELEILSAAPADEGVARATPIVFVHGAFVGGWCWQAHFLDYFASCGFHAIAPSLRGHGESGGHERLDTYGIREYVGDLERVVADLEGPPPILVGHSMGALVVQRYLEQHPASAAVLMAPVPPQGLWPSTLRMAVGDPLLYAQYGLMQAFGSGVIDTDVAQRAIFSEQMPDEALTNYARRVQRESQRALWDMNVNAAGRPWLASKSVPMRVLAAGDDALFNLEETRAVASLWGCEWRSLPGMGHAMMLESGWQQAADTIIRWIWEAGLR; from the coding sequence ATGTTCGTTGATTTTCGTTGGCCGAACTGGCAACGCGAAGCCACACCGGAGCTCGAAATCCTCAGCGCCGCCCCCGCGGATGAGGGCGTTGCCCGCGCGACACCGATCGTGTTCGTGCATGGCGCGTTCGTGGGCGGCTGGTGCTGGCAGGCGCATTTTCTGGATTACTTCGCCTCCTGCGGGTTCCATGCAATCGCCCCAAGCCTGCGTGGGCATGGGGAGAGCGGTGGGCACGAAAGGCTGGATACCTACGGGATTCGGGAGTACGTCGGCGATCTCGAGCGAGTCGTCGCCGATCTCGAAGGCCCGCCGCCCATCCTCGTCGGCCACTCCATGGGGGCGCTGGTCGTCCAGCGCTATCTGGAGCAGCACCCGGCATCCGCCGCGGTGCTGATGGCGCCGGTCCCACCACAGGGGCTATGGCCATCGACGCTGCGTATGGCCGTCGGCGATCCGTTGCTCTACGCGCAGTACGGGCTCATGCAGGCGTTTGGCTCGGGGGTGATCGACACCGATGTGGCACAGCGGGCCATTTTCTCGGAGCAGATGCCGGATGAAGCGCTCACGAATTATGCCCGGCGGGTTCAGCGCGAGTCCCAGCGGGCGCTTTGGGACATGAACGTGAATGCCGCGGGCCGTCCATGGCTGGCCTCAAAATCCGTCCCTATGCGGGTCCTCGCCGCGGGGGATGATGCCCTGTTCAACCTCGAGGAGACGCGCGCGGTGGCCAGCCTGTGGGGCTGCGAGTGGCGATCGCTACCGGGCATGGGCCATGCCATGATGCTCGAGTCGGGCTGGCAGCAGGCGGCCGACACCATCATCCGCTGGATCTGGGAGGCGGGTCTGCGCTAG
- a CDS encoding DUF6231 family protein — MSKEIPKTLELLETAIDSAGEGTSLVVTDAAAVRSALGGQGVMFLDPDVAEASFDKLPRAALAVIDGAAAFPSATAAVQLVGRLRDLHADRVLVIASAEADGQLGRQELIGLGFQRWASSQDRDGRRRWYEFDIAHYKVTPDWLNARHWANPELWDKYRW, encoded by the coding sequence GTGAGTAAAGAGATACCGAAAACGCTCGAGCTGCTGGAGACCGCAATCGACTCCGCCGGTGAAGGCACATCACTGGTCGTTACGGATGCCGCGGCCGTTCGATCGGCGCTCGGCGGGCAGGGAGTCATGTTCCTCGATCCCGATGTGGCGGAGGCGTCATTCGACAAGCTGCCTCGCGCCGCGCTGGCCGTGATCGACGGCGCTGCCGCTTTTCCATCGGCGACAGCGGCGGTCCAGCTGGTGGGTCGGCTGCGTGACCTGCATGCCGACCGTGTCCTTGTCATCGCCAGCGCGGAGGCTGACGGGCAGCTTGGGCGGCAGGAACTGATTGGTCTGGGCTTCCAGCGATGGGCCAGCAGCCAGGATCGGGATGGCCGTCGACGCTGGTATGAGTTCGATATCGCCCACTATAAGGTCACCCCGGACTGGCTCAACGCTCGCCATTGGGCCAATCCGGAGCTCTGGGACAAATACCGCTGGTAG
- a CDS encoding ParA family protein, translating into MRRVIFNQKGGVGKSTITCNLAAIAAHRGLRTLVIDLDAQANATHYLLGEPVEDPAETVAGYFEDTLSFRIYPRDLADISRPSQYANLAVVAAHPELETLQGRLESRYKIYKLRESLAALEDFDRVYIDTPPALNFYTRSALIAADRCLVPFDCDAFARQALDELIAAVEELRLDHNPDLDIEAIVVNQFQSRARLPRELTDELRERGNPVAEPFLPASVKVRESHQAARPLIDLAPRHKLTEAFVALHDALESA; encoded by the coding sequence ATGCGCCGGGTAATATTCAATCAGAAGGGCGGCGTCGGCAAATCGACCATAACCTGCAATCTGGCAGCGATCGCCGCCCACCGTGGCCTGCGTACCCTGGTGATCGATCTCGATGCGCAGGCCAACGCGACGCACTATCTGCTCGGCGAACCCGTGGAAGACCCCGCGGAGACAGTTGCCGGTTACTTCGAAGATACACTGAGCTTTCGTATCTATCCCCGCGATTTGGCGGATATTTCACGTCCAAGCCAGTACGCGAATCTGGCCGTGGTTGCCGCCCATCCCGAACTCGAGACCCTTCAGGGCCGGCTGGAGTCCCGATACAAGATCTACAAACTCCGCGAATCCCTCGCGGCGCTGGAAGATTTCGATCGGGTCTATATCGATACGCCGCCCGCGCTGAATTTCTACACCCGCTCGGCGCTGATCGCCGCGGATCGATGCCTCGTGCCCTTCGACTGCGATGCCTTCGCCCGGCAGGCGCTCGACGAGCTCATCGCGGCCGTCGAGGAATTACGGCTCGACCACAATCCGGATCTCGACATCGAGGCCATTGTGGTCAATCAGTTCCAGTCACGTGCCCGCCTTCCTCGTGAACTCACCGACGAGCTGCGCGAGCGCGGCAACCCGGTCGCCGAGCCCTTCCTGCCGGCATCGGTCAAGGTCCGCGAATCCCATCAGGCGGCTCGCCCACTGATCGATCTGGCCCCGCGGCACAAGCTCACCGAGGCATTCGTTGCCCTGCACGATGCGCTGGAATCGGCGTGA